One Desulfobulbus propionicus DSM 2032 DNA segment encodes these proteins:
- a CDS encoding NADH-quinone oxidoreductase subunit J family protein, whose product MFLQFFFGYCALMIIASGILAISLRNLVHSVLMVLVLFFHMAGLYLTLNAEFLAAVQIIVYAGAILVLYLFVLFLVSLREELHLDAFVPGAWLGRIIAVGLAVGLLYVIPAFTLGEKGTWSVSAIRELTHTKALGQELYSAYLLPFEIAGLILLVALIGGLVLARREEVPLPGADADPSPEHKEVAR is encoded by the coding sequence ATGTTTCTCCAGTTCTTTTTCGGCTACTGCGCGCTGATGATCATTGCCAGCGGCATCCTGGCCATCAGTTTGCGCAACCTGGTGCACAGCGTGCTCATGGTGCTGGTGCTGTTCTTTCACATGGCCGGCCTCTATCTGACCCTGAACGCCGAGTTCTTGGCTGCGGTGCAGATCATCGTCTATGCCGGCGCCATTCTCGTGCTCTACCTCTTTGTGCTCTTTCTGGTCAGCCTGCGCGAGGAACTGCATTTGGACGCCTTTGTCCCGGGGGCTTGGCTTGGGCGGATCATTGCCGTTGGTCTGGCCGTGGGGCTATTGTATGTCATCCCCGCCTTTACCCTGGGCGAGAAGGGGACCTGGTCGGTCAGTGCCATCCGCGAGTTGACCCACACCAAGGCCCTGGGCCAGGAGTTGTATTCCGCCTATTTGCTCCCCTTTGAGATCGCCGGCCTGATTCTGCTGGTTGCCCTGATCGGCGGCCTGGTGCTGGCGCGCCGGGAGGAGGTACCTCTGCCCGGTGCGGATGCGGACCCATCCCCGGAACACAAGGAGGTGGCGCGATGA
- the nuoK gene encoding NADH-quinone oxidoreductase subunit NuoK has product MIPLSWYMALAAILFCIGVCGFLTRRNVIIMFLSIELMLNGVNLNLVALSHFMDSVRGQAFTFFIITVAAAEAAIGLGIAIALYRSRRSVHVDTINHLKG; this is encoded by the coding sequence ATGATCCCCCTGTCCTGGTACATGGCCCTGGCCGCGATCCTGTTCTGCATCGGGGTGTGCGGCTTTCTCACCCGGCGCAACGTGATCATCATGTTTCTCTCCATCGAGCTGATGCTCAACGGCGTCAACCTCAACCTGGTGGCGCTGAGTCATTTCATGGACAGTGTCCGCGGCCAGGCCTTCACCTTTTTCATCATCACCGTGGCCGCGGCCGAGGCCGCCATCGGTTTGGGCATCGCTATCGCCCTCTACCGCAGCCGGCGCAGCGTGCACGTCGATACCATCAACCACCTCAAGGGATAA
- the nuoL gene encoding NADH-quinone oxidoreductase subunit L produces the protein MPASLLAIPLLPLASFVLTLLLGKRWGTRAHWLPIITVLLSFGCALATLFRVQSGTIINQDLYTWIESGTLRVSVGFLVDQLTAVMLIVVTSISSLVHIYSVGYMKGEEGYYRFFAYLSLFTFSMLMLVLGNNFLQLFFGWEAVGLSSYLLIGFYYEKQSASDAGKKAFIVNRFGDFGFILGLFLIFTQFGSLHYQEVFSRVGSLDGQTLSLFGTPVSVATLIALLLFCGAIGKSAQMPLHVWLPDAMEGPTPVSALIHAATMVTAGVFLVARCNPIFELSHFTLNLITVLGAITALFAATIALVQTDIKRVVAYSTVSQLAYMFIGCGVGAYSAGIFHLFTHAYFKALLFLGCGSVILGMHHQQDVRSMGGLKQYMPITYWTFLLASLSISGVPGLAGFFSKDEILLMAFNTPLAAGKFAWAIGTLVAFMTAFYSFRLFFLIFHGEFRGTDHQRDHLHESPLVVTLPLMLLACGAVAAGWFGVPAILGGDNHWAHFLEPVLGHPPIHVSGTVEALLMGSSILAGVCGIGLAFYLYRLKPQLPTLLAERLSFVYRLLLNKYYIDELYIGAIVKPTLAFSHGVLLRLVDLACIEGVVNGLPRAIGAFSQRLRRIQDGQVSHYLAWMGGGALALVVVLLIGR, from the coding sequence ATGCCGGCCTCACTGCTTGCCATCCCGCTTCTGCCGCTGGCCTCCTTTGTCCTCACCCTGTTGCTGGGCAAACGCTGGGGAACCCGGGCCCATTGGCTGCCGATCATCACCGTGCTGCTCTCCTTTGGTTGCGCCCTGGCTACCTTGTTCCGAGTTCAGTCCGGGACGATCATCAATCAGGACCTCTACACCTGGATCGAGTCGGGCACCCTGCGGGTCTCGGTCGGCTTCCTGGTTGATCAGCTGACCGCGGTGATGCTGATCGTGGTCACTTCCATCAGTTCGCTGGTGCATATCTATTCGGTGGGCTACATGAAAGGCGAAGAGGGCTATTACCGCTTTTTTGCCTATCTGAGCCTGTTCACCTTCTCCATGCTGATGCTGGTGCTGGGCAACAACTTCCTCCAGCTCTTTTTCGGTTGGGAGGCGGTGGGCCTGTCGTCCTATCTGCTGATCGGTTTTTACTATGAGAAGCAGTCGGCCTCGGATGCGGGCAAAAAGGCCTTTATTGTCAACCGGTTTGGCGATTTTGGCTTCATCTTGGGGTTGTTTCTCATTTTCACTCAGTTCGGCAGCCTCCACTATCAGGAGGTCTTCAGCCGAGTGGGTTCTCTTGACGGGCAGACCCTCTCCCTGTTCGGCACCCCGGTCAGTGTGGCAACCCTGATAGCCCTACTGCTGTTCTGTGGGGCCATTGGCAAGTCGGCCCAGATGCCGCTCCACGTCTGGTTGCCCGATGCCATGGAAGGGCCGACTCCGGTCAGCGCCCTGATCCATGCCGCCACCATGGTCACGGCCGGTGTTTTTTTAGTTGCCCGCTGTAATCCGATTTTCGAACTGTCCCACTTCACCCTGAACCTGATCACCGTGTTGGGTGCCATCACCGCCCTGTTCGCCGCCACCATCGCCCTGGTCCAGACCGACATCAAGCGGGTGGTGGCCTATTCCACGGTCAGCCAACTGGCCTACATGTTCATCGGCTGCGGCGTCGGTGCCTACTCGGCCGGCATCTTCCATCTCTTCACCCACGCCTACTTCAAGGCCCTGCTCTTTCTCGGCTGTGGTTCGGTTATTCTCGGCATGCATCACCAACAGGACGTGCGCTCCATGGGCGGCCTCAAGCAGTACATGCCGATCACCTACTGGACCTTTCTCCTCGCCTCGCTATCCATCTCCGGCGTGCCTGGACTGGCCGGGTTTTTCAGCAAGGACGAGATCCTGCTCATGGCCTTCAACACCCCTCTGGCCGCCGGCAAATTCGCCTGGGCCATCGGCACGCTGGTGGCCTTCATGACCGCCTTCTACTCGTTCCGCCTCTTTTTTCTTATCTTTCACGGCGAGTTCCGGGGCACCGACCACCAGCGCGATCATCTCCATGAATCACCCCTGGTGGTCACCCTGCCGCTGATGCTGCTGGCCTGCGGCGCCGTGGCTGCCGGATGGTTTGGCGTGCCTGCCATCCTCGGCGGTGACAACCACTGGGCCCATTTCCTGGAGCCGGTGCTCGGCCATCCCCCTATCCATGTCTCCGGAACCGTGGAGGCCCTGCTCATGGGGAGCTCGATCCTCGCCGGTGTCTGCGGGATCGGCCTGGCCTTTTACCTGTACCGGCTCAAGCCGCAGCTGCCGACGCTGCTGGCCGAACGACTCTCCTTTGTCTACAGGCTGCTGCTGAACAAGTATTACATCGACGAACTGTACATTGGCGCCATCGTCAAGCCCACCCTGGCCTTCAGCCACGGCGTGCTGTTGCGGCTGGTGGACTTGGCCTGCATCGAAGGAGTGGTCAACGGCTTGCCCCGAGCCATTGGCGCTTTTTCCCAACGTCTGCGGCGCATCCAGGACGGCCAGGTCTCGCACTATCTCGCCTGGATGGGCGGTGGCGCCCTGGCCCTGGTGGTGGTCCTGCTGATCGGCCGTTAA
- a CDS encoding NADH-quinone oxidoreductase subunit M has protein sequence MSIPLLSTLIFFPVLGGLSLLIVPRQQTATIRLMALFVSLVELLLTLPVVLLFDKTTARMQFTELHPWISTLNINYSLGIDGISILFLLLTALITLLSVLVSWEAIHDKVQEFFVALLLLEGAMMGVFCALDFFLFYIFWEAMLIPMFLIIGIWGGPNRIYATVKFFLYTLVGSLLMLVGIILLYQNGGHTFDILKLAGQNYSLKLQLILFWAFFAAFAVKVPMWPVHTWLPDAHTEAPAAGSVILAGVLIKMGAYGFLRFSLPILPEATQQMLVPMLVLSVIAIVYGAIICLAQTDLKRLIAYSSVSHMGFVTLGLFALNQRGLEGAILQMINHGVVTGALFLAIGMIYERTHTREISAYGGLATTMPVFAGFFLLFTLAAVGLPGTNGFIGEFLILLGGFERAPWAAVVAASGLILGAWYMLWLYQRIFFNEVSTSLHGLTQLNLREILTLTPMVVLIFWIGLYPNALLGFLHVSVGHLLDQVNGVGLAGPVLPPVNLP, from the coding sequence ATGTCGATTCCTCTTCTCAGCACCCTGATCTTCTTTCCGGTCCTCGGCGGCCTGTCGCTGCTGATCGTCCCCCGGCAACAGACCGCCACCATCCGCTTGATGGCTCTGTTCGTCAGCCTGGTCGAGTTGTTGCTCACCCTGCCGGTGGTCCTCCTCTTTGACAAGACCACCGCCCGGATGCAGTTCACCGAACTCCATCCCTGGATCAGCACCCTCAACATCAATTACAGCCTGGGCATCGACGGCATCAGCATTCTCTTCCTCCTGCTCACCGCCCTGATCACCCTGCTCTCGGTGCTGGTCTCCTGGGAGGCGATCCACGACAAGGTCCAGGAGTTCTTTGTCGCCCTGCTGCTGCTGGAGGGGGCGATGATGGGGGTGTTCTGCGCCCTTGATTTCTTCCTGTTTTATATCTTTTGGGAGGCCATGCTTATCCCGATGTTCCTGATCATCGGCATCTGGGGCGGTCCCAACCGGATCTACGCCACGGTTAAGTTTTTTCTCTACACCCTGGTCGGCAGCCTGCTGATGCTGGTGGGCATCATCCTCTTGTACCAAAACGGCGGCCATACCTTTGATATCCTCAAGCTGGCCGGGCAAAACTATTCCCTCAAACTGCAGCTGATCCTTTTCTGGGCCTTTTTCGCCGCCTTTGCGGTCAAGGTACCGATGTGGCCGGTGCACACCTGGCTGCCGGATGCCCACACCGAGGCCCCGGCCGCCGGTTCGGTCATCTTGGCCGGCGTGCTGATCAAAATGGGGGCCTACGGGTTCTTGCGCTTCTCCCTGCCCATCCTGCCTGAGGCCACCCAGCAGATGCTTGTGCCCATGCTGGTCCTGTCGGTGATTGCCATCGTCTACGGGGCCATCATCTGCCTGGCCCAGACCGATCTCAAGCGGCTGATCGCCTACAGCTCGGTAAGCCACATGGGGTTCGTGACGCTCGGCCTGTTCGCCCTCAACCAGCGTGGTTTGGAAGGCGCCATCCTGCAGATGATCAATCACGGTGTGGTCACCGGTGCCCTGTTTCTCGCCATCGGCATGATTTATGAACGGACCCACACCCGCGAGATCAGCGCCTACGGCGGCCTGGCCACCACCATGCCGGTTTTTGCCGGTTTTTTTCTGCTGTTCACCCTGGCGGCGGTGGGCCTCCCCGGCACCAACGGCTTCATCGGCGAGTTTCTCATCCTCCTCGGCGGCTTTGAACGTGCGCCGTGGGCAGCGGTCGTGGCCGCTTCCGGCCTGATCCTCGGGGCCTGGTACATGCTGTGGCTCTACCAGCGTATCTTTTTCAACGAGGTCAGCACCTCCCTGCACGGGTTGACGCAGCTCAACCTACGCGAGATCCTGACACTCACTCCCATGGTGGTGCTGATCTTCTGGATTGGCCTCTATCCCAATGCACTGCTGGGCTTTCTCCACGTTTCGGTCGGCCATCTGCTCGATCAGGTCAACGGTGTCGGCCTGGCCGGGCCGGTGCTGCCGCCCGTCAACCTTCCCTGA
- a CDS encoding NADH-quinone oxidoreductase subunit N, with protein sequence MIATVAVNWAAVEPILPELLLITIGVLLIGCDLFLPRQRQLLPWLTVIGCLTALAMILGSRPTVAFGGMFLADGYAMVFKTICLGSVILSVLMSEHFCRVIGLRQGEYYSLMLFSLVGMLLMASAGDLMVLYLGLELMALPIYALVGLHKREQRTSEAAIKYFLMGSFGSALLLFGMSMVYGLTGTTEIARIAELIGSRQLVANPALLAGLGLLLAGFCFKVAVAPFHLWTPDVYEGAPTIVTAFMSVGPKAAGFAIFGRVLFVGLPELHGHWGPVLAVLALLTMAVGNITALCQQSLKRMLAYSAIAHAGYALLGLLAGTAEGMAATMTYLMVYLFMNIGAFAILMLLATPDAPCESIDDCKGLASRNPVAAALMLVFLFSLTGIPPTGGFIGKFYLLKAAFIAGYPLTVVGAVLFSAISAFFYLRVVRFMYMEAPQQTATLQFSPGMRAALGLCLLGVLGLGLFPGSLLNWTVSAFSGM encoded by the coding sequence ATGATTGCAACTGTGGCTGTCAACTGGGCCGCCGTGGAACCCATCCTCCCTGAACTGCTGCTGATCACCATCGGCGTGCTGCTGATCGGCTGCGACCTGTTCCTGCCCCGTCAGCGGCAACTGCTGCCGTGGCTGACCGTGATCGGCTGCCTCACGGCCCTGGCCATGATCTTGGGCTCCCGGCCGACCGTCGCCTTTGGCGGCATGTTTCTTGCCGACGGCTATGCCATGGTGTTCAAGACCATCTGTCTGGGATCGGTGATCCTGAGCGTGCTGATGAGCGAGCATTTTTGCCGCGTTATCGGTTTGCGCCAAGGCGAATACTACAGCCTCATGCTCTTCTCCCTGGTGGGTATGCTGCTGATGGCCTCAGCCGGCGACCTGATGGTACTCTACCTGGGCCTGGAGCTGATGGCCCTGCCGATCTATGCCCTGGTTGGGTTGCACAAGCGCGAGCAGCGGACCAGCGAGGCGGCGATCAAATATTTCCTCATGGGCTCCTTTGGCTCGGCCCTGCTGCTGTTTGGCATGTCCATGGTCTACGGCCTGACCGGCACCACCGAGATCGCCCGCATCGCCGAGCTGATCGGCTCCCGGCAACTGGTCGCCAATCCGGCCCTGCTCGCCGGGCTGGGTCTGCTCTTGGCGGGCTTCTGCTTCAAGGTCGCGGTGGCCCCTTTTCACCTCTGGACTCCGGATGTCTACGAGGGCGCACCCACCATTGTCACCGCCTTCATGTCCGTCGGTCCCAAGGCGGCCGGATTTGCCATCTTCGGCCGCGTGCTCTTTGTCGGTCTACCCGAGTTGCACGGCCACTGGGGACCGGTGCTGGCGGTGCTCGCCCTGCTGACCATGGCGGTGGGCAACATCACGGCCCTGTGCCAGCAGAGCCTCAAGCGGATGCTCGCCTACTCGGCCATCGCCCATGCCGGCTATGCCCTGCTGGGCCTGCTCGCCGGAACCGCCGAGGGTATGGCCGCCACCATGACCTATCTGATGGTCTACCTGTTCATGAACATCGGCGCCTTTGCCATCCTCATGCTCCTGGCCACGCCGGATGCGCCCTGTGAATCCATCGACGACTGCAAGGGGCTGGCCAGCCGCAACCCGGTGGCCGCGGCCCTGATGCTGGTCTTCCTCTTCTCGCTCACCGGCATTCCGCCCACCGGCGGCTTCATCGGCAAGTTCTACCTGCTCAAGGCCGCCTTTATTGCCGGCTACCCCCTGACCGTGGTCGGCGCGGTCCTGTTCAGCGCCATTTCCGCCTTCTTTTACCTGCGGGTGGTGCGCTTTATGTACATGGAGGCTCCGCAGCAAACGGCCACCCTCCAATTTTCGCCCGGGATGCGGGCCGCCCTTGGCCTCTGCCTGCTGGGTGTGCTTGGTCTGGGACTGTTTCCCGGCTCACTGCTCAACTGGACCGTGTCGGCGTTCTCGGGGATGTAA
- a CDS encoding FlgO family outer membrane protein, with product MKSFFRSCCVFVVCLLLCLSLSACSDFNGTRLEPFLGGDVNLVELGDKVAETLIMQTLPPLIPHQGDQPILITTLVNNDNLSDTSSFGRSFQNNIAAGFVARGYTVKELKLRRDLLVELHKGEFMLTRNLAEMAGIQRAQAVVVGTYALANRVMYLSVRLVSPKDQTIKATYEDKLTLDANSLRMLGLRIKNGADRDPIEPALPPSPSVLDDLLY from the coding sequence ATGAAGTCATTTTTCCGCTCCTGCTGTGTGTTCGTGGTCTGCCTGCTGCTTTGTCTGAGCCTGTCCGCTTGTAGCGATTTCAACGGCACCCGCCTCGAACCGTTTTTGGGCGGCGATGTCAATCTGGTCGAACTGGGCGACAAAGTGGCCGAAACCCTGATCATGCAAACCTTGCCGCCCCTCATCCCGCACCAGGGTGATCAGCCGATTCTGATCACCACCTTGGTCAACAATGACAACCTCTCCGATACCTCCAGTTTTGGCCGTAGTTTTCAAAACAACATCGCTGCCGGTTTCGTGGCCCGCGGTTACACGGTCAAGGAACTCAAGCTGCGCCGGGATCTGTTGGTCGAACTGCACAAGGGCGAATTCATGCTCACCCGCAACCTGGCGGAAATGGCCGGTATCCAGCGGGCCCAGGCCGTGGTGGTCGGCACCTATGCCCTGGCCAACAGGGTGATGTATCTTTCCGTGCGCTTAGTCTCGCCCAAGGACCAGACCATCAAGGCCACCTATGAGGACAAACTCACGCTCGACGCCAACAGCCTGCGCATGCTGGGATTGCGCATAAAAAACGGCGCGGACCGGGATCCCATCGAACCGGCCCTGCCGCCCAGCCCGTCGGTGCTCGATGATCTCCTCTACTGA
- a CDS encoding MFS transporter, producing the protein MSVRTLLRQHSILTKIYFCTVITFCSLYAAQPIQPVFQHEFALTSFQAILFTTLMMLPLGFAPMFYGVLLESLSARLIVRTAVLLLGGLELVFSQTSNYLLLLILRGLQGMVIPAILTSLVSYISFTAPREDVQTAIARYIAATILGGFLGRFLSGLCTDLFGWRFFFFLLGALLLWAFFLLRTLEKDANLAYSRPKAAEVMELIRQPQFFWLYCTIFAVFFVFAGLLNFLPFQLKAINPAFRETGIGFMYFGYVMGILVSLNVRRMISLFGSETKVAMSGLFLYIVGICGFMIPDHRAMFLAMFVFCTGMFMAHALLSGYVNTLAKSKKGIANGVYISFYYLGGTIGSFAPGALYECCGWKVFLASLIAVICGAMYCLRRLQQSAATVALKAA; encoded by the coding sequence GTGTCTGTTCGCACCCTGCTCCGCCAACACTCCATCCTGACCAAGATCTACTTCTGCACGGTCATCACCTTTTGCTCCCTGTACGCGGCCCAACCGATCCAACCGGTTTTCCAGCACGAATTCGCGCTGACCTCGTTTCAGGCCATCCTGTTCACCACCCTGATGATGCTGCCGCTCGGCTTTGCGCCGATGTTCTACGGGGTGCTGCTGGAATCGCTCTCCGCCCGCCTGATCGTGCGCACCGCCGTCCTGCTGCTCGGGGGCTTGGAACTGGTGTTCAGCCAAACCAGCAACTATCTGCTGCTCTTGATTCTGCGCGGCCTCCAGGGCATGGTCATCCCGGCCATTCTCACCTCGCTGGTCAGCTATATCTCCTTCACCGCGCCACGCGAGGATGTGCAGACGGCCATCGCCCGCTACATCGCGGCCACCATTCTCGGCGGTTTCCTGGGACGTTTCCTGTCCGGGCTGTGCACCGATCTGTTCGGCTGGCGGTTTTTCTTCTTTCTCCTGGGTGCACTGCTGCTCTGGGCCTTTTTCCTCCTGCGCACCCTGGAAAAGGATGCCAACCTTGCCTACAGCCGGCCCAAGGCGGCCGAGGTGATGGAATTGATCAGGCAGCCGCAGTTTTTCTGGCTCTACTGCACCATTTTTGCGGTCTTCTTCGTTTTCGCCGGCCTGCTCAATTTCCTGCCCTTTCAGCTGAAAGCGATCAATCCGGCCTTTCGCGAAACCGGCATCGGTTTCATGTATTTCGGTTATGTGATGGGGATCTTGGTGTCGCTCAACGTGCGGCGGATGATCAGTCTGTTCGGCTCGGAAACCAAGGTGGCCATGAGCGGCCTCTTTCTCTACATCGTCGGCATCTGCGGCTTCATGATCCCCGATCACCGAGCCATGTTCCTTGCCATGTTCGTTTTCTGCACCGGCATGTTCATGGCCCATGCACTCCTGTCCGGCTACGTCAACACCCTGGCGAAAAGCAAGAAGGGGATCGCCAATGGGGTCTATATCTCGTTCTATTATCTGGGTGGCACCATCGGCTCGTTTGCGCCAGGGGCGCTCTACGAGTGCTGTGGCTGGAAGGTCTTTCTCGCCAGCCTGATCGCGGTGATCTGCGGGGCCATGTATTGCCTCCGCCGGTTGCAGCAGTCCGCCGCGACGGTGGCTCTGAAAGCGGCCTGA
- a CDS encoding RlpA-like double-psi beta-barrel domain-containing protein — MTRMQYRIEPDTAATARVMDKTARKNASQAARIAQKGQWSNPGTAVALHPSFQQFLAEQTTLRGTQSIGARHVRPAAPQQGAAPEIIHTLRQGETIWELARKKYHVEPEAILRLNNITHPGTLRAGQQIRIPSANSGGFVDTAEEVVAGWYGEYHHGRLMANGERFDMHGATIAHRDMPMGTRVELENPQTGQRVEAVVTDRGPYHRGRDVDLSYGLAERLSLTRQGVGNLKMRVL; from the coding sequence ATGACACGCATGCAATACCGGATAGAGCCTGATACCGCCGCCACCGCCCGCGTCATGGATAAAACAGCGAGGAAAAACGCTTCCCAGGCCGCGCGCATCGCCCAGAAAGGACAGTGGAGCAATCCGGGGACGGCGGTAGCCCTCCACCCCAGTTTTCAGCAATTTCTGGCCGAACAGACCACCCTTCGGGGAACCCAGTCAATCGGGGCGCGCCATGTCCGACCTGCCGCCCCGCAACAGGGTGCCGCTCCGGAAATCATCCATACCCTGCGTCAGGGCGAAACCATTTGGGAACTGGCGCGGAAGAAGTACCATGTCGAGCCGGAGGCCATCCTCCGCCTCAACAACATTACCCATCCCGGCACACTGCGGGCCGGCCAGCAGATTCGCATTCCTTCCGCAAACAGCGGCGGTTTCGTCGACACCGCCGAGGAAGTGGTGGCCGGCTGGTATGGCGAATATCACCACGGGCGGCTGATGGCCAATGGCGAGCGGTTCGACATGCACGGCGCCACCATCGCCCACCGCGACATGCCCATGGGCACCCGGGTGGAACTGGAAAATCCGCAGACCGGGCAGCGGGTCGAGGCCGTGGTCACCGACCGGGGACCCTACCATCGGGGGCGCGATGTGGACCTCAGCTACGGGTTGGCCGAACGTTTATCCCTCACCAGGCAGGGCGTCGGCAACTTGAAGATGCGGGTGCTGTAA
- a CDS encoding DMT family transporter has translation MKAIKPTLAGLAVVLIWSGWITLSRHGVHTHLQPADITLLRYWTAALVVSPLILRYPWTPTRLWQYLVIGLGVGFPYTMLSFYGLKVLRAAHAGVLVNGMLPVLGAVAAWLLFRQRIAGHRYAAIGLIFCSNLVMTGGSLFSPDQVAGIVLLLAAALCYTLHMTGIRLWQMSWRDVIVIVPVVNVLIFTPLWFVFPSGLSTATYHDMALQAIYQGVIVNVLALVCVAYAIHHLGTITVALFMSFVPVTTALLAWLLLGEALSPWELAGITGCSAGLVWYAREPRSRMLR, from the coding sequence ATGAAAGCGATCAAACCTACGCTCGCCGGCCTAGCCGTGGTGCTCATCTGGTCGGGGTGGATCACCTTGTCCCGCCACGGCGTCCATACCCATTTGCAGCCAGCGGACATCACCTTGCTGCGCTACTGGACCGCCGCGCTGGTGGTATCGCCGTTGATTCTGCGCTATCCGTGGACCCCTACCCGCTTGTGGCAGTATCTGGTCATCGGTCTGGGAGTGGGGTTTCCCTATACCATGCTCTCCTTTTACGGACTCAAGGTGTTGCGTGCCGCCCATGCCGGGGTGCTGGTCAACGGCATGCTGCCGGTACTGGGGGCCGTCGCTGCCTGGCTGCTTTTCCGCCAGCGGATCGCGGGCCATCGTTACGCGGCCATCGGCCTGATTTTTTGCTCCAACCTGGTGATGACCGGCGGTTCGCTGTTTTCTCCCGACCAGGTTGCCGGCATCGTTCTCCTCTTGGCCGCCGCCCTCTGTTACACCCTGCACATGACCGGCATCCGCCTATGGCAGATGAGCTGGCGAGACGTGATCGTCATCGTGCCGGTGGTCAACGTGCTGATTTTTACCCCATTGTGGTTTGTTTTTCCTTCCGGCCTGTCCACGGCTACGTACCACGATATGGCCCTGCAGGCCATTTATCAAGGGGTGATCGTCAATGTGCTCGCCCTGGTGTGCGTGGCCTATGCCATCCACCATTTGGGCACGATCACCGTGGCCCTGTTCATGTCCTTTGTCCCGGTAACCACGGCCCTGCTGGCCTGGTTGTTGCTGGGCGAGGCGCTCAGTCCCTGGGAGCTGGCTGGAATCACCGGTTGCTCGGCAGGGTTGGTGTGGTATGCGCGGGAGCCGCGATCCCGGATGCTGCGCTGA